In Kosmotoga arenicorallina S304, a genomic segment contains:
- a CDS encoding ATP-binding protein — MFVNRDSELQLLENEYNANRSSFVVMYGRRRIGKTTLLKEFIKGKNAIYFLATEENEEQNLKYFQNLAYEKTRKNILRPENTVSWEDIFDLLTQGKERQIIVIDEYPYLTIDNKGFSSKLQRIWDEILNERNVMLVLCGSMVNMMYSETLSYSSPLYGRRTAQIRLKQMDFEYLKAFFPDKSKTELIELYSITGGVPKYIELFNNDKNLHENIKDNILAKGCFLYEEPVFLLSKEFRETGTYFSILKSISEGNHKLGNIASRLNIKQTSLSYYLKVLIDMDLIKREVPITEKYPEKSKKGLYMIKDNFILFWFKFVYPYRSHLELDDTSYVMDKITNGLIDNHISFVYEDLCRNLIRKKAMMGEFGGNIAKVGKWWDGTNEIDIVGVNRDGEAVLFGECKYQNRPTGLITLLELEEKSSRLRNKEKLLVLFSKCGFTDELIEYSSNKENIILFKLLDIISGV; from the coding sequence GTGTTTGTAAATAGAGATAGCGAGTTACAACTTCTCGAGAATGAGTACAATGCTAATAGAAGCTCCTTTGTAGTTATGTACGGGCGGCGGAGGATTGGAAAAACGACGCTGTTAAAGGAGTTTATAAAAGGCAAAAATGCGATCTATTTTCTGGCTACTGAAGAAAATGAAGAGCAAAACCTGAAGTATTTTCAGAATCTTGCTTACGAAAAGACCCGAAAAAATATATTAAGACCAGAAAATACAGTGAGTTGGGAAGACATATTTGATCTCCTTACCCAAGGAAAAGAGCGGCAGATAATTGTTATAGATGAATACCCATATCTTACAATAGACAACAAGGGGTTCTCTTCAAAGCTCCAACGAATCTGGGATGAAATCCTCAATGAAAGAAACGTAATGCTTGTCTTATGTGGTTCCATGGTGAATATGATGTATTCCGAGACCCTTAGCTACTCAAGTCCCTTGTATGGTAGAAGAACTGCACAAATAAGGTTAAAACAAATGGATTTCGAATATTTAAAAGCTTTCTTTCCCGACAAAAGCAAAACTGAACTGATAGAGCTTTATTCCATTACAGGTGGTGTGCCAAAGTATATCGAGTTATTCAACAATGATAAAAACCTCCATGAGAATATCAAAGATAATATACTGGCGAAAGGCTGTTTTCTATACGAGGAACCAGTGTTTCTACTCAGCAAAGAATTCAGAGAAACGGGAACTTACTTTTCTATATTGAAAAGCATCTCCGAAGGAAATCACAAATTAGGTAATATAGCCTCAAGGCTAAATATCAAGCAAACGTCGTTAAGCTACTATCTCAAGGTTCTAATAGACATGGATCTCATTAAAAGAGAGGTTCCGATTACAGAAAAATACCCTGAAAAAAGCAAAAAAGGGCTTTACATGATAAAAGACAACTTCATTTTGTTCTGGTTCAAATTCGTTTACCCGTATAGAAGCCATCTTGAATTAGATGATACTTCTTACGTGATGGATAAAATAACCAATGGCCTTATAGACAATCACATAAGCTTTGTATATGAAGATCTGTGCAGGAATCTTATAAGAAAGAAAGCCATGATGGGAGAATTCGGTGGAAATATTGCCAAAGTCGGTAAATGGTGGGATGGCACAAATGAAATAGATATTGTTGGTGTAAACAGAGATGGCGAAGCTGTTCTTTTTGGCGAATGCAAGTATCAGAATCGCCCCACAGGACTTATAACCCTTCTTGAATTAGAAGAAAAATCATCGAGGCTCAGGAACAAGGAAAAATTATTGGTGTTGTTTTCAAAATGCGGATTTACCGATGAACTTATCGAGTATTCATCAAACAAAGAAAATATTATCCTCTTTAAGTTGCTTGATATTATTAGCGGGGTATAG
- a CDS encoding 5' nucleotidase, NT5C type, with protein MKIMIDMDDVLTNFNIAFLKVANEMYGTPVDAIITVWDFWKCVPGLTLEMEEKVWERIKSTANFYESLPAYASPEDLKKLAGLLNEGIHEFYFITSRFPTKGRSVQAQSQRWLEKHLGCSGAVIVSSNKGQLCQILGIDYAIDDAPHHIENLLSHGINTYIIDWPYNRHIEHRFRIKTLGDFLDSVI; from the coding sequence ATGAAAATAATGATCGACATGGACGATGTTTTGACTAACTTCAACATAGCATTTTTAAAGGTTGCAAATGAGATGTATGGAACACCTGTTGATGCTATTATTACAGTCTGGGACTTTTGGAAATGTGTTCCGGGGTTGACTCTTGAAATGGAAGAAAAGGTGTGGGAAAGGATAAAATCTACTGCCAACTTTTACGAGAGCTTACCTGCATATGCTTCTCCTGAAGACCTGAAAAAGCTCGCTGGTTTGTTAAATGAAGGGATTCATGAATTTTATTTCATCACTTCCCGTTTTCCAACAAAAGGGAGAAGTGTTCAGGCTCAAAGCCAGAGATGGCTCGAAAAGCATCTTGGGTGTTCCGGGGCGGTCATTGTCAGTTCCAATAAGGGACAGCTTTGCCAGATACTTGGTATAGACTATGCCATTGATGATGCTCCGCATCACATTGAAAATCTTCTCAGCCATGGAATTAATACTTATATAATTGATTGGCCTTATAACAGGCATATAGAGCATAGATTCAGGATCAAGACGCTTGGGGATTTCCTTGATAGTGTGATTTAA